Below is a window of Gemmatimonadaceae bacterium DNA.
GCACGTCCCACCGCGGCGCGGAGTCGCGCTCGCGTTCGAGCGACGCCGCGCAAGCACAAACGCTTCTGGTGGCTTCCGTTTTAGGGAGATTCTCTTGCCTTAATCTTGGCTCACGATGCGCAGTGGCAGATCGCGATCGCGCTTTCGGCCTTTATCGTCGGTGACGACCACCGTTAGGCGGTAATTACCGGCAGGCAGCGGCGCGACGGCAAGCGAATGCTGACGCCGCGTTCCTGCTCCGACGGCCGCATCGTCGAAGCTCGCCATCATGCGATCCGCGGCATGGCGAGTGCCTTCGCGGACGACCGACATCCGCACCTTGAATGCTGTGCCATCGTCCAAACCGCAGACGTCATAGCTCACCTTCACGTCCTTGCCTTGGGGCGCGCTGCCAACCGAGTCGACGAGTATGCCGAACGGTCGCCTACCATCCATCGCGACGCCCGGCGGACAGCGCGACTGGCTGCGTGGCGCGCCGGCGGTCATGCGAAACGCCGAGAAGGTCAGAACGGCCACGGCAATAATGAAGGCGCTCGCAATCGAAACGGTCGAACCGCGAGACGTCAGAATCCGTCTCGCCCATTCCGAGACGCGGCGCCCATAACGGCCGAGGAGTCTTGCGGCAGCACGCGCTGTCGGTTGCAGCCCCGACGCCGCTCGGCGCATCGCAGCGAACACGGGACGCATGCCGCGAATCCCGCCTCGCATGCTCGCTAGCAGTTCTCGCAGTTTGGGTCGGTGCCGCTTGAGCATCTGAACGCTCGCATCGAACGCCGCGTCGAGCGCCGGTGTCGAGTGCGACTGTGCTCCGTCGAAGCCCTCGATGCGGGACATCGGTGCCGTCCTGGCCGTCGGGTCGGCAACGGACAGCGGTGCCGGAGTCGGCACCCATCGCCGATGTTCGCCCGTTCCGACACTGATCTCGCGGCCCCCCAGCGCCGCGATCAACTCGTCGGCGTCCCGGTAGCGATCCTCGGGATGTTTGGCGAGCATCCGCTCGATCACGGTGAAGAGCGCGCGATCGTCGGCGGTGTCGAGAGTAGGCACCGGTAGCGGCGCCTGAATGTGCTTCATGAGCGTGCCGAGCGCGTCACCGGCATCGAACGGCGGATTGCCCGTTATGCACTCGTAACCCACGATGCCAAGGCTGTAAATATCGCTGCGCCCGTCGACGTCCTTCGCCCGCGCCTGCTCGGGGCTCATGTACTTCGGCGTACCGACGGACATGCCCGTCGTCGTCAGGCGTGTCGCCCCCGCGGACCGCGCGATCCCGAAGTCCGTCACGACGACGCGGCCATCCTCGTCGTGGCGCAGGTTGTCCGGCTTCACGTCGCGATGCACGACACCGCGGCGATGCGCGTACCCAAGGGCCGCCGCCGTTTCGATGATGATCTGTCGCGCATCCGCCGCCGAAATCCGCCCCCGCGCGCGCAAGCGATCGGACACGGATTGGCCCCGCAGCAACTTCATTACGAAGAAGATCACGTCGCCACGGCGGCCAACGCGATAAATCGGCACGATGTTCGTGTGCTCGAGCGCCGCTGCCGTGCGTGCCTCGCGCAGGAACCGCTCGACCAGTTCGCGGTCAAAGGCGAGCGTGAAAGGAAGCACCTTGATCGCGACCTCGCGCTCGAGCTGTCGCTCACGCGCGCGATAGACGATCCCCATTCCGCCGCGGCCGAGCTCCTCGAGAATCTCGTATTCGTCGTCGAGTCCCGAGCGCACGAGATCGAGGTCGGTGACCTCCAGCTTTCGGCGCGCCTTTCCCTGATGTCGATTGGTCATCGCCGCACCGGCTCGTCTTTCAGCCTGATGCGCTGGAACCACTCACCCATGAGCGCGATCACGACCACGCCGCCCATCATGCTCATCGAATTTTTCCACGTGAGGTGGTACGCGCCGAGCGTGACGAGCAGCGCGGTCGCCGCGGAGGGCGGATGATTTGCCCGGAGCGTTGGTTGAAGCAACGCGGTCATTGCAACCGCCATTGCGCTTGCCCACACGCGCGCGACAGTGATGTTGCCGTCTCCCAGGCTGGAGCCCGACGCGCCAACGAGAACCACAATAAGCCAGGCGCAGAGGAGCGCCGAGAGATGACCGATGACAACGCTATGAAACCGTGAGGTTGGTTGCCCAGGTAAGGTCACGATGACAACGATGCTCGGCCCCAGCGCGGCGAAGAGCCACGGCTGAGACGTCGCGAGTGCAAGCGCACCGGCAACGAGTACCAGAATCGCCGACATTGCGGCACCCCAAGCGGTGTCGCCGGCGATCAACCGCGGACGGGCGCGCGCTGGCCGGGCGGCAGGCCGCCGCTCCGAAGGTGCAACCGGAGCGATGCGGGTCGGGCCCGTGACGGCGGGAGTGGGAACGGTGGGAGTGATCATGTTGTGCGTCGGAGGCTTTCGCGGCGCCGCGAACCTCGCCGGTTAAAGACGGTCCCCTGGTAGAGGCCGTCACGAAATCGGTATCGGTTCGTCTCACATCGGGATACCGTGTGGCGGTGTCTCCCGGCGCGCCCGTATGTCAGCGCCGTGCCACCATTTGGAACTCCATGTCGTTTCTGGTTATCGCGCGGGAGCGCTATCCGCTTCGAATTGGCGAGAACATGCTCGGAGGGCGGGCTGCGGGAGCGGTGAACGCACCCGCGCTCAATGCCTTGCCCGTGTTCGCGATCATCACGGTCATCCCTGGTACGCCGGCCTCGATTCGTGCGGCGGGTTCGATGCCGGTTCGCGTCGAGGGGTTCATTCTCGGGTCGGAGCCGAGGCAACTGTCACATGGAGCCCGCATCGAAGTGCGCGATTGCCGGATTCGTTACGGCGAGTTGTCTCTAGTCGAAAGCACCTCCTCGGTCGTCGGAATCGAAGTCGAAGACGAACCACGGCCAGCCATCCCGCCAGTCCTGCCCGAGCCCGCGACGGATGACTTCGGAGCGAGAATCATCGACCTGAGCAAAGGATCTGTGCACGGCGTGCCGCCGAGTGGATTGCATATCGGTCGCGACCCTGTCTGTCAGGTCGTGCTTCCTTCTACCTCAGTATCACGCCAGCACGCCCTCATTGCTCCCTCATTGCATGGTTACATCGTCACCGACCGGAGCACGAACGGCGTGCTCGTGAATGGGACAAAAGTCCGCGGTTCACAACAGCTTGGTCAGGGTGACGTGATCCGAATTGGAGATCACGAATTTCGATTCGAGATCCTGGCGCCTGTGTCGATGCCGGGGCCGACGGAAGCCGATCGCCGAGCCCTCGCTACGATCGAAATCCTGAGCGATGGTCCTCTGAAAGGCGCGAGATTCCCCGTCGAGCGGCCCGTCATTCACATCGGCCGGAGCGCCGAGAACGACGTTCGCATCGCTGACGACAGCGTCTCGGGGGCGCACGCGACACTGCTGCGCCGGGGCTCAGTCTGGCACCTCATCGATCTTGCCTCGACAAACGGCACCTTCGTCGATGGCAGGCGCATCGATGGCGAAGCGATCATTCAGGGAGCTGCCGAGCTTCGATTTGGCGGTGTGAAGGTGAGCTTCCGTCCCGGACGCTCCGGCGACGTCGACGGCGAGCGAACCGAGGCCCTTCGGCGCGAGTCCGCGTAGCGCACACGACCCGGAAGCGCCGTCGCGCGCGCCCGATTCATTTTCATAGCTCTCATAACGACTTCCGCTTATAATAGGCGGCGTTTCGGCACTACCCGTGCACTTTTGATGCGGGCGAGTGCCAGCAGCCAAGGAGGCCGTTCGTGAGCCGTGCCGTGCGCAACGGATTCTCGATATTCGAGACCGTCGCCATTTTCGTGATCATCGCGATCCTGTTGTTGATCGCCATTCCGCAGTTCACGAGGCCCACGCTCGCGGCAGTCGCCGTTCCTGATTCAGTCGTCAGTCCGGGATCGTTTGGCAGCCTGTCGGTGAAGGTCTCCGATTCGCGCGGAACACCTCAGCGCGGCGTAACGGTGCGGTTCGACGTCGAGGGCAAGGGAAGCGTTACGCCTGTCGAGGCGTCGACGGATAGCACTGGCGTTGCCCACGTAGTCTGGCAGGCAGCAGCCGATACCGGCGCGTTGAGCGTGACAGCCCGCGCCGCGGGCCGATCCCGACCGGAGCTCGTCATTCGTACGAATGTTCGCGGAAAGCCCGCGGCGCCGCCGCCGGCATCAGGCACCACGAAGTCCTAACGAGTCGATTATCGATCGTGCGCAGGGATCCCATCGATCGGCTCGTGGCAACCGCGGGTCTCGTCTTCATCGCCGATTTCGCGACCAAGCAATGGGCGATTCGCGGGCTTGGCACCGGCGACCAAGTGCTCGGCGCGGGCTGGCATCTCACAATAGTCCGTAACACGCATCTGGCCGGTGGACTCGATAGCGGCGGCTTCGAGCTGCCGCTCACCGCGTTCCTCACGATTGCCGTGGCCGCTCTCGTGGTGACGGTCTGCCGGCAACTGGAAGCGGTCGACCCAAGCGCGCCGATTACACTCGGTTTGCTCCTCGGTGCGGGCGCGGCGAATCTCGCCGACGCGCTTCTCCCGCCGCACGGAGTGGTGGACTTCATCGCATTTACGAGCGTGCGCGGCCTAACGACGAATTTCAATGTTGCGGACGTGTTCTTCGCGATCGCGATTGGCCTCTGCGCGCGAACGATTTGGCGCATCGCACTCACCATGCGCGGTCGGGTCTTCTCCGGCAACTCCGAGCAGGACGATCGATTCTCAGGAGCCTTTCCAATGCGCGAACGTGTGCTGCTCTCGGCGGGTCATGGTTTGCTCGCGATGTGCGTCTTCGTGTGGCTGTACTCGATGGCGATTGCCTTCACCCCGGACGCCGGCCGCTCCGCGCCGAACAGCCTGCTCTGCGGCGTCGGCGTGTTCGCGATCGCGTTTCTCACCTCACAGGCGCGGATGCGATTCGCCGACCGTAGGTTCACCGACCGGCTCCGTTCCTCTCCGAATCGTTCGGTCGAGCGCGTCGTCCTCGACAGTTCCATTCCGGTCGTGGGCGATCAGCAACGGACACGACTCGTCCCTCGTGGAGACCTCATTCCGCGTGATGATCGCGAGACGCCGCTGTATCGGTCGGACAAAGCCTAACGAGCTATGACGGGGAGTCCCGCGGGCGGCGCACCGGCGCCGACGCCGAAGCGGCAAGTGTCGCTGAAGTCACTCCTCACGCGGCGCAACGGCGTGATCACCGGGGCCGCGCTCGTCTGTGTGATCGTCGTCATTTCGATCGCGCGTTATGAGAGCGGGGGTCGGCGTCGGCGGTACGAGTCCCTCCTTGCGAGCTCGCTCGATCACATCGTCACGGCGCAGGAAGGATTCTTTTACGATTCGACGCGATACGTTGCCTCGCTCCGCGCATTGCCAACGATTCATCTTCCGCCTGGCGTCCATGTGACGCTGTACACGCCCGATCCGCGCAGCTGGTGGGGAATCGCGACGCACGATCGCCTGCCGGCGCGTCATTGCGTCGTCTGGGTTGGTAAGCCTCCGCCGTCCCTTCCCGCCACAGCGCGCTCGCCGGAAAACGAAACACGACCTCTGTGCTTTGACGACAAAGGCTCGGGCGCAACGCAGGTCAAACGCTCCTGAAGTGCGGTGGTCCGCGAGCCGAGTAGAGCGTCTCGGCGTCTTGGGTGTCCTTGCCCTCGCCGTCGTCATCGTGCTCTTTCCACCTTGGCGGGCACGCGCCATTCGGACGACGACGCGGTACGCGACGATGCCCGGTGTGGCGCCATCGGTACTTACCGACAGCCTGCGCTGGAGTTTGGCGTTTGCACCCATGTATTCGCCTCCGCGTGCTCTGGTGGACGGACAACGGATGCAACAGCTGGCAACGCGATCTCTGGCCGGCGATACAAGCGCCGCAATCGAGTTGCGTCGATCGACTAACGAGACGGAGCGCCGCTATCACGCGCCCGAAGTCCTCCGCGCCGGCGGAGCGCTCTGGCGCGACAGCGTCCTCGCGAAGGCTGGGATTCCGTCAGTGACCAGCTATGACCTCACCTTCGCTGTCGATCGACGGTGGATGGCCGCCCGACTCGCCGTTTTGGCCATTGTCGGAGTGTTGATACTCCGACGTCGCCGGTGACCGAGGTCATGCCGATTCAGCTAAATCGTCGATGAACGCCGCGGCCCAAATCTTCCAGAAAACAACCGAATCATCGAGTCAACGCCGCAGCCGATGCGCGTGGGAGTCGCTTGGAGATATGCCTCATCGCCGGGTTCAGGACGAAAGCGGGCGTTGGTGGGATGTCTGGGACTCGCGGCCGACGATTATCGATCGTCGCGCGGGGCGTGATCGCCGTTCGGGAAGCCGAGTCGCGAGCGAGCGCCGTCAAAAAAGCGAGCCACGGGTTACTGTTGAGCCTCAGTATCGCAAAGGCTGGCTCGCCTTCCAGAGCGGCAGCGAATGGCGCCGTCTCGCGCCAATCCCCGATGCCTGGGAGTCGATGAACGAGGGCGCTTTACTGTCGCTGCTCAAGCGTGCCGCCGCCAGCGCGGCGCAAAGGGCCTAGCGAGCAAGGCTCTCTGGGAACTGTAGGCACACCCGGAGCTCACATGCGCGTACTGCTGTCGACGATCGGGTCACGTGGCGATGTGCAGCCGTTGGTCGCACCGGCGTTGCAGCTGAAGGCAGTCGGCCAGGATGTTCGCCTTTGCGTGCCGCCCGATTTCCAGGACTGGATCGACAACCTGGGGATGGAAGTCACTCCGATTGGGCCGGAGTTGCGCAAGATGACCGCATCGAGTCACACGGCGACGTCGAATCCGCTCCTGCCTGAGCGCCGGCGCCAAATGGCGGAAGCAAGCGTCGCAACACAATTCGAGACGATTGCCGCTGCCGCGAAGGACTGTGACATGATTGTCGCAGCGACCGCACTACAGATTGCCGCTCGTTCCGTCGCCGAGACGATGGGCATCCCGTATGTCTTCGCCGCGTACTGCCCAACGGTGCTGCCGTCGCAGCATCATGCTCCGCCGCCTTTGCCGCCGGTCCCGGGGCAGCCCGCCGCTCACGCGACGGATGACAATCGCGAGCTCTGGGCGCGCGACACGCAGCGATTCAACGATCTGTTCGGTGCTGTGCTCAACACCCATCGCGCATCGATCGGCCTCGCCTGTCACCAATGTGCGCGCGCACATTTTCACCGATCGGCCCTGGCTCGCAGCCGACCCTACCTTGGGGCCGTGGCCGGAAGGGGCCGACGCGTCGGTCTTTCAAACGGGCGCCTGGGTCGTGTCCCATGACCGCGCACTCTCGAGTGAGATCGAGGCATTTCTCGACGCCGGAGATCCGCCGGTGTACTTCGGATTCGGCAGCATTCGCGCGCCGAAAGATCTGAGTCGGATAATGGTCCAAGTAGCGCGGACGCTTGGCCGCCGCGCAATCGTTTCACGAGGCTGGGCCGATCTCGCACTGGCGGACAAAGAAGTCGATTGCGTGGCTATCGGCGTAGTGAACCAGCGGGCGCTCTTCGAGCGAGTCGCAGCCGTCGTCCACCATGGCGGCGCGGGAACAACAACGGCCGCCGCGTTAGGCGCCGCACCGCAAGTCGTCGTGCCTCACATGTACGATCAGCACTACTGGGCACGTAGAGTCGAACAGCTCGGCATTGGTGTCGCGCACGCCTCCGGCGCACCGACCACTGATTCCCTGTCGAAGGCGCTCGAGCAAGCGCTCGAATCAGAGGTGGCTGCTCGTGCGCGGTCCATCGCGACCGCGGTACGCATCGACGGCGCACAGGTTGCCGCCGAGCGCTTGATCGCAGCGCGTTAGGTGCTTTCCGCAGGCCGGACGCGAATCATCCGCTGCGTCCCCGCTCGAAGGATCGAGAGATCCGTCTCGCGTCCGATCAGGTCTTCGGTGAGCAGACGCTGCAGGTCGTCTATACTTCCGACCACGCCGCTACCGATTGCGATAATGATGTCCCGCGGTCGGAGTCCGGCGCGTTCGCCGGGGCTGTTTGATCCGACATCGGTAACGAGCACGCCACCTTGCACGGCCAGATGAAAACGCTGCGCGTGTCGTCGTGTCAGCGCGATCGTTTGCCCAACGACGCCGATGTAGCTCCGCCGCACTCGGCCGTCGCGAATGAGCCGCGATGCGACGAACTGGGCCGTGCTCGCGGGGATCGCGAAGCAAATCCCTTGCGCGCCGGCAATGATCGCGGTGTTGACTCCCACGACCTCAGCCCGCGAGTTGACGAGCGGCCCGCCGGAATTTCCCGGATTGAGCGCGGCGTCCGTCTGAATGACGCCGTCGATCAAACGACCAGATTGCGAACGCATCGTTCGCCCGAGAGCACTCACGACACCGGCGGTAACTGTAGCCTGAAATCCTAGAGGGTTACCAATCGCTACCACCAACTGACCTTGCCGAATTTGACTTGAATCGCCCAGAGCCGCGAACGCTGGCGCCGGATAGTCGACCTTGAGCACGGCGAGATCCGTCGACGGATCATCACCCACGGGATACGCAACGTGTGTGGTACCGTCGACGAAGTTGGCGCGGACCTCGCGTGCCCCATGAACGACGTGACTGTTCGTCAGCAGAAAACCGTCGGGCGTGAAGAAAAAACCCGATCCGGTACCGCTCGTCTCACTGGGCGTACCGCGACGCCGAGCCGGCGAGGGAACGCCGGCCACTTCGAGGTGGACCACGGCGGGCCCGACTCGATCGACCGCCCCGACCACCGCGCGTGAGTAGGCGTCGAGCACCTCGCTGTCGGGAGAGACGAGGGGCTCGAGCTCTGCACCTGCAATCACGCCGCCGACTCCTGGAACAGCTGACGCGCCTTGTCGCTGCGCAGCCGACCGAGCGCCCGCTCGCGAAGTTGGCGCACCCGCTCGCGGCTAACCCCAAAGGCGTGACCGATCTGCTTGAGCGTCATCGGCTCGTCCCCGCCCAGCCCGTAGTACATGACCAGAACCTGACGCTCACGCGGGCTGAGAACATCCATTGCCCGATCGAGCGCCGCGCGACGGGACTCGTCCTCGAGCGTCGGTGCTCCGCTTGGAGCGTCGTCCGCCGGCTCGACGGCGATGACGTCCGCGAGAGTGAGACGAGACGGATCGCCACGACGACCCGCCACTGGCTCATCGAACGAGTGAGTCGGTTGCGACAGCGCGCGTATGCTGCGCAC
It encodes the following:
- a CDS encoding serine/threonine-protein kinase encodes the protein MTNRHQGKARRKLEVTDLDLVRSGLDDEYEILEELGRGGMGIVYRARERQLEREVAIKVLPFTLAFDRELVERFLREARTAAALEHTNIVPIYRVGRRGDVIFFVMKLLRGQSVSDRLRARGRISAADARQIIIETAAALGYAHRRGVVHRDVKPDNLRHDEDGRVVVTDFGIARSAGATRLTTTGMSVGTPKYMSPEQARAKDVDGRSDIYSLGIVGYECITGNPPFDAGDALGTLMKHIQAPLPVPTLDTADDRALFTVIERMLAKHPEDRYRDADELIAALGGREISVGTGEHRRWVPTPAPLSVADPTARTAPMSRIEGFDGAQSHSTPALDAAFDASVQMLKRHRPKLRELLASMRGGIRGMRPVFAAMRRAASGLQPTARAAARLLGRYGRRVSEWARRILTSRGSTVSIASAFIIAVAVLTFSAFRMTAGAPRSQSRCPPGVAMDGRRPFGILVDSVGSAPQGKDVKVSYDVCGLDDGTAFKVRMSVVREGTRHAADRMMASFDDAAVGAGTRRQHSLAVAPLPAGNYRLTVVVTDDKGRKRDRDLPLRIVSQD
- a CDS encoding FHA domain-containing protein gives rise to the protein MSFLVIARERYPLRIGENMLGGRAAGAVNAPALNALPVFAIITVIPGTPASIRAAGSMPVRVEGFILGSEPRQLSHGARIEVRDCRIRYGELSLVESTSSVVGIEVEDEPRPAIPPVLPEPATDDFGARIIDLSKGSVHGVPPSGLHIGRDPVCQVVLPSTSVSRQHALIAPSLHGYIVTDRSTNGVLVNGTKVRGSQQLGQGDVIRIGDHEFRFEILAPVSMPGPTEADRRALATIEILSDGPLKGARFPVERPVIHIGRSAENDVRIADDSVSGAHATLLRRGSVWHLIDLASTNGTFVDGRRIDGEAIIQGAAELRFGGVKVSFRPGRSGDVDGERTEALRRESA
- a CDS encoding nucleotide disphospho-sugar-binding domain-containing protein; its protein translation is MSHDRALSSEIEAFLDAGDPPVYFGFGSIRAPKDLSRIMVQVARTLGRRAIVSRGWADLALADKEVDCVAIGVVNQRALFERVAAVVHHGGAGTTTAAALGAAPQVVVPHMYDQHYWARRVEQLGIGVAHASGAPTTDSLSKALEQALESEVAARARSIATAVRIDGAQVAAERLIAAR
- a CDS encoding signal peptidase II, yielding MRRDPIDRLVATAGLVFIADFATKQWAIRGLGTGDQVLGAGWHLTIVRNTHLAGGLDSGGFELPLTAFLTIAVAALVVTVCRQLEAVDPSAPITLGLLLGAGAANLADALLPPHGVVDFIAFTSVRGLTTNFNVADVFFAIAIGLCARTIWRIALTMRGRVFSGNSEQDDRFSGAFPMRERVLLSAGHGLLAMCVFVWLYSMAIAFTPDAGRSAPNSLLCGVGVFAIAFLTSQARMRFADRRFTDRLRSSPNRSVERVVLDSSIPVVGDQQRTRLVPRGDLIPRDDRETPLYRSDKA
- a CDS encoding HPP family protein, with protein sequence MITPTVPTPAVTGPTRIAPVAPSERRPAARPARARPRLIAGDTAWGAAMSAILVLVAGALALATSQPWLFAALGPSIVVIVTLPGQPTSRFHSVVIGHLSALLCAWLIVVLVGASGSSLGDGNITVARVWASAMAVAMTALLQPTLRANHPPSAATALLVTLGAYHLTWKNSMSMMGGVVVIALMGEWFQRIRLKDEPVRR
- a CDS encoding glycosyltransferase is translated as MRVLLSTIGSRGDVQPLVAPALQLKAVGQDVRLCVPPDFQDWIDNLGMEVTPIGPELRKMTASSHTATSNPLLPERRRQMAEASVATQFETIAAAAKDCDMIVAATALQIAARSVAETMGIPYVFAAYCPTVLPSQHHAPPPLPPVPGQPAAHATDDNRELWARDTQRFNDLFGAVLNTHRASIGLACHQCARAHFHRSALARSRPYLGAVAGRGRRVGLSNGRLGRVP
- a CDS encoding trypsin-like peptidase domain-containing protein translates to MIAGAELEPLVSPDSEVLDAYSRAVVGAVDRVGPAVVHLEVAGVPSPARRRGTPSETSGTGSGFFFTPDGFLLTNSHVVHGAREVRANFVDGTTHVAYPVGDDPSTDLAVLKVDYPAPAFAALGDSSQIRQGQLVVAIGNPLGFQATVTAGVVSALGRTMRSQSGRLIDGVIQTDAALNPGNSGGPLVNSRAEVVGVNTAIIAGAQGICFAIPASTAQFVASRLIRDGRVRRSYIGVVGQTIALTRRHAQRFHLAVQGGVLVTDVGSNSPGERAGLRPRDIIIAIGSGVVGSIDDLQRLLTEDLIGRETDLSILRAGTQRMIRVRPAEST